A stretch of Candidatus Zixiibacteriota bacterium DNA encodes these proteins:
- a CDS encoding DUF1028 domain-containing protein, whose protein sequence is MRKVFLVCLLFAVVSSLMASDQSRPVRPVNTYSIVCYDPETNQFGAAVQSHWFKVADVIWAEPGVGVVATQSLADFSYGPLGVEMMRYGKSAQEALAGVIASDPNYDVRQVAMIDSYGNVATHTGENCIAEAGHHAGRFYSVQANLMEKSTVWDAMAEAYENSEGDLADRMMAALEAAQAEGGDIRGKQSAAMIVVSGDPSGIEWRDKLVDIRVDDSSEPLVELRRLLNITRAYNYMNEGDEHIAAGDFDKASEAYGMASDLAEGNPEILFWYAVALVTAEEVEMSLPIFKDVFEMDENWRVLVPRLVESELLPSDDELIELITSQ, encoded by the coding sequence ATGAGAAAGGTGTTCTTAGTCTGCCTGCTGTTTGCAGTGGTTTCGTCTCTTATGGCGAGCGATCAATCCAGGCCGGTGCGGCCGGTCAATACTTACTCGATCGTCTGCTACGATCCCGAGACCAATCAGTTTGGCGCGGCGGTGCAATCACACTGGTTCAAAGTTGCCGATGTTATCTGGGCCGAACCTGGTGTGGGTGTGGTGGCCACCCAGTCGCTGGCCGATTTCTCCTATGGTCCGCTGGGTGTTGAAATGATGCGCTACGGCAAATCGGCGCAGGAGGCACTCGCAGGCGTGATTGCCAGCGATCCGAATTATGACGTTCGCCAGGTGGCAATGATCGATTCATACGGTAATGTCGCCACTCACACGGGTGAAAACTGTATCGCCGAAGCAGGGCATCATGCGGGCCGGTTCTATTCAGTGCAGGCCAACCTGATGGAGAAAAGTACAGTCTGGGATGCTATGGCCGAGGCCTATGAGAACAGCGAGGGAGATCTGGCCGACAGGATGATGGCGGCGCTGGAGGCGGCCCAGGCCGAAGGCGGTGATATCCGCGGTAAACAATCGGCGGCCATGATCGTGGTCAGTGGAGATCCAAGCGGGATCGAATGGCGCGATAAATTAGTCGATATTCGTGTGGATGATTCCTCTGAGCCGCTGGTTGAACTGCGTCGACTCCTGAATATCACGCGCGCCTACAATTACATGAATGAAGGCGATGAGCATATTGCCGCGGGTGATTTCGACAAAGCCAGCGAGGCCTATGGCATGGCGTCCGACCTGGCCGAGGGCAACCCCGAGATTCTGTTCTGGTATGCGGTCGCTCTGGTAACTGCCGAAGAAGTTGAGATGTCCCTGCCGATTTTCAAAGACGTTTTCGAGATGGATGAGAACTGGCGGGTTTTGGTTCCGCGTCTGGTTGAGTCTGAGCTTTTGCCTTCTGATGACGAGTTGATAGAATTGATCACCTCGCAGTGA
- a CDS encoding peptide deformylase yields MAVKEILKLGNPELYEKSEQVWPDELDYIARVTDDLRDTLLDFRERHGFGLAITAPQIGVKKRLVFAHIGTDLILVNPVLKDMSEEMIELWDNCMSFPELLVKVHRHKKGQIDYRDLNWSEQNLVLGGDLSQLLQHECDHLDGILAVQRAVDDKSFALKSERDKLDQS; encoded by the coding sequence ATGGCTGTAAAAGAGATACTGAAACTCGGCAATCCCGAGTTATATGAGAAATCGGAACAGGTCTGGCCGGATGAGCTGGATTATATCGCGCGGGTGACAGATGACCTGCGTGATACATTGCTGGATTTTCGTGAGCGCCACGGTTTCGGTCTGGCGATCACAGCTCCCCAGATCGGGGTCAAAAAGAGGCTGGTCTTTGCCCATATCGGTACCGACCTGATCCTGGTCAATCCGGTTCTAAAAGATATGTCCGAGGAGATGATCGAACTCTGGGACAACTGTATGAGCTTCCCGGAACTTCTGGTGAAAGTCCATCGCCATAAAAAAGGCCAGATCGATTACCGTGATCTCAACTGGTCGGAACAAAACCTTGTACTGGGCGGTGATTTGTCACAACTTCTTCAGCATGAATGCGATCATCTCGATGGAATCCTGGCGGTCCAACGGGCGGTCGATGATAAATCATTTGCCTTAAAAAGCGAGAGGGATAAGCTCGATCAGTCTTAG
- a CDS encoding cupin domain-containing protein: MTDIEKIIELLELRPHPKEGGYFAEIYRSTDKLKAGCLPGRYETDKSLATSIYYLLTADTKSELHRLKSDEIFHFYLGDPVEMVNLYPDGESASVTLGADIFNDQKVQHLVPKDVWQGAILAPGGEFALLGTTMAPGFDYDDYEPADREELIAKYPEHKKIIEKLTG; the protein is encoded by the coding sequence ATGACTGACATCGAAAAAATAATCGAACTGCTGGAGCTAAGGCCTCACCCGAAAGAAGGCGGTTACTTCGCCGAAATCTATCGTTCAACGGATAAATTAAAGGCGGGCTGTTTGCCCGGACGTTACGAAACAGATAAGAGCCTGGCGACTTCGATATACTATCTGCTCACAGCGGATACGAAATCGGAACTCCATCGCCTCAAATCCGATGAGATCTTTCATTTCTACCTGGGCGACCCGGTCGAAATGGTAAATCTGTATCCAGATGGTGAAAGCGCATCAGTCACTCTCGGAGCGGATATATTTAACGACCAGAAAGTCCAGCACCTGGTGCCCAAAGATGTCTGGCAGGGAGCGATCCTTGCCCCGGGCGGAGAGTTCGCATTATTAGGAACCACCATGGCGCCTGGTTTCGACTACGATGATTACGAGCCTGCTGACAGAGAGGAGTTGATTGCTAAATACCCCGAACACAAAAAAATCATCGAAAAACTGACAGGCTGA